The Candidatus Binatia bacterium genome window below encodes:
- the ptsP gene encoding phosphoenolpyruvate--protein phosphotransferase — MAGPVSPRDTPSASAGDGAREGTGGSGRSSHGVRLLEKVSALIGQSEDLQETLDSVVQVVAERMRTEACSLYLLDEDTENLTLWATTGLDRSAVGRVRMRVTEGLTGLVIESMEPVGVPDAPVHPRFKFFPETREERYHSFLGVPVFERKAPLGVLVVQTLRRRQFIAEELSLLRTIAAQLAAVLVQARLLESLKMKEKEQADFRRRTLETLRRLQAFERQASAHGAQPAADRDPGERLRGIAASPGFGIGRVHVLRPPVDFAEIEDRPVEDIPAEIQRYDDALELAARGIDKQRAKMEEVLPEATGKIFDAYLMMLRDETVSSRIRSLIDAGAVAEFAVRQVVEEYLSAFDNVEDPYLQERALDIKDIGQRLLRTLLGLDVAPPSPEDGSVLVASELTLTDLSEIDPAHLRGIALATGGATSHATILAKSFEIPTVVGIEHLLEHVAESDEMIVDGNAGVVYREPGPEVVREYRRMEGDYKAFNEKLEVLHDLPAETTDGRRVVLHANVGLVGDVVLADRHGAEGVGLYRTEFPFISFREFPSEHEQLEIYRKVITGMGGKPVTVRTLDIGADKYPQYLHIPQEENPFLGWRSIRVSLEMPEFFDHQLRAILQAATEGPTRLLLPMISSLEELTQVQEMIADTAEDLEEEGIPHVKDLPLGVMIEVPSAVYLSPQLAMACDFMSIGTNDLIQYILAVDRNNRKVAPLYQPLHPAVLGAIAHCVGAAKKAGKPISMCGEMASDPMSTLVLLGLGLDELSMEPFFIPVIKQLIRSVPYESARKLAEHALTLNTVREIKSAVFDSMREHGVIELLDMYQ; from the coding sequence ATGGCAGGCCCTGTATCACCCAGAGATACCCCGTCCGCTTCGGCGGGCGACGGCGCTCGTGAAGGCACGGGCGGCTCGGGGCGTTCTTCGCACGGGGTTCGCCTTCTCGAGAAGGTCTCTGCGCTCATTGGGCAGTCCGAGGACCTACAGGAGACCCTCGACAGCGTGGTCCAGGTCGTCGCCGAGCGGATGCGAACCGAGGCGTGCTCGCTCTACCTCCTCGATGAGGACACCGAAAACCTGACCCTGTGGGCCACGACCGGTCTCGACCGCAGTGCGGTCGGTCGGGTTCGGATGCGCGTCACTGAGGGCCTGACGGGGCTCGTGATCGAGAGTATGGAGCCCGTCGGCGTCCCCGACGCCCCGGTGCATCCACGGTTCAAGTTCTTCCCGGAGACGCGCGAGGAGCGCTACCATTCCTTCCTGGGCGTTCCGGTGTTCGAGCGGAAAGCCCCGCTCGGTGTTCTGGTCGTCCAGACGCTGCGCCGGCGCCAGTTCATTGCCGAAGAACTGAGCCTGTTGCGCACGATCGCGGCGCAGCTGGCCGCGGTTCTCGTGCAGGCTCGCCTGCTCGAGAGCCTCAAGATGAAGGAGAAGGAGCAGGCGGATTTCCGCCGGCGGACGCTCGAGACGCTCCGTCGCCTTCAGGCCTTCGAGCGCCAGGCGAGCGCACACGGCGCTCAGCCCGCCGCCGATCGCGACCCCGGAGAGCGGCTGCGCGGGATCGCCGCCTCGCCGGGCTTCGGTATTGGCCGGGTGCACGTCCTTCGCCCGCCGGTCGACTTTGCCGAGATTGAAGACCGCCCGGTGGAGGACATCCCTGCGGAGATCCAGCGGTACGACGATGCGCTGGAACTCGCCGCCCGCGGCATCGACAAGCAGCGCGCCAAGATGGAGGAGGTCCTCCCGGAGGCCACCGGCAAGATCTTCGACGCGTATCTGATGATGCTGCGGGATGAGACCGTGTCCAGCCGCATCCGTTCGTTGATCGACGCAGGGGCCGTGGCCGAGTTCGCGGTCCGGCAGGTGGTGGAGGAGTACCTCAGCGCGTTCGACAACGTCGAGGATCCGTACCTTCAAGAGCGGGCGCTCGACATCAAGGACATCGGCCAGCGGCTCCTCCGAACCCTGCTCGGCCTCGACGTCGCACCGCCGTCCCCGGAGGATGGCAGCGTTCTCGTTGCGAGCGAGCTCACGCTGACGGATCTCTCGGAGATCGATCCCGCGCACCTGCGAGGCATCGCACTCGCTACGGGCGGCGCGACGTCGCACGCGACGATCTTGGCGAAGTCGTTCGAGATTCCGACCGTCGTCGGGATCGAGCATCTGCTCGAGCATGTCGCCGAGAGCGACGAGATGATCGTCGACGGAAACGCCGGTGTCGTCTACCGGGAGCCGGGCCCGGAGGTCGTTCGCGAGTACCGTCGCATGGAAGGCGACTACAAGGCTTTCAACGAGAAGCTCGAGGTCTTGCACGACCTGCCGGCGGAGACGACCGACGGGCGGCGCGTCGTGCTGCACGCCAACGTGGGCTTGGTCGGCGACGTCGTCCTGGCGGACCGGCACGGTGCGGAGGGCGTCGGGCTCTATCGCACCGAGTTTCCGTTCATCTCCTTCCGCGAGTTTCCGAGCGAGCACGAACAGCTCGAGATCTACCGCAAGGTCATCACGGGAATGGGCGGGAAGCCGGTGACGGTGCGGACGCTCGACATCGGGGCCGACAAATATCCGCAGTATCTGCACATTCCGCAGGAGGAGAATCCGTTCCTCGGCTGGCGATCCATTCGTGTCTCGCTCGAGATGCCCGAGTTTTTTGATCACCAGCTTCGCGCGATCCTCCAGGCCGCCACGGAGGGGCCGACGCGACTTCTTCTGCCGATGATCTCGTCGCTGGAAGAGCTCACGCAGGTGCAGGAGATGATCGCCGACACCGCGGAGGACCTCGAGGAGGAGGGGATCCCGCACGTGAAGGATCTTCCGCTCGGTGTCATGATCGAAGTGCCGTCTGCGGTGTATCTCTCGCCGCAGCTCGCGATGGCGTGCGACTTCATGTCCATCGGTACGAACGACCTGATCCAGTACATTCTGGCGGTCGATCGCAACAATCGGAAAGTCGCGCCGCTTTATCAGCCGTTGCACCCCGCGGTGCTCGGGGCGATCGCGCACTGCGTGGGCGCAGCCAAGAAGGCGGGCAAGCCGATCTCGATGTGCGGGGAGATGGCGTCCGACCCGATGTCGACGCTCGTACTCCTCGGGCTGGGTCTCGACGAACTCAGCATGGAGCCGTTCTTCATTCCGGTCATCAAGCAGTTGATCCGTAGTGTTCCTTACGAGTCTGCGAGGAAGCTAGCCGAGCATGCGCTTACGCTGAACACGGTGCGCGAGATCAAGAGCGCGGTCTTCGACTCGATGCGCGAGCACGGCGTCATCGAGTTGCTCGACATGTACCAGTAG
- a CDS encoding thiolase family protein, whose translation MSGRPVYIQGVGLHPFGRFAEKDVTQLGQQAVRAALAQAEAGRGDFQAAFCGTVYTGVAAGHKVLTSLGLSGVPIVNVEAGCASGGAALSLGVSQISSGKRDTVLVFGMEKMPRGIIRSSFFPPWCEKAGLTPAPAYFALRARRLMQESGVTREHLARVSVKNHHNGVDNPYAMYRKPFTQEQVLDSKMVCDPLTLFMLCSPNEGAACVVIGAKPGPVGPPVRVLASVVRSHLPGSALGEHTPMSGRIADDPASPTELAAAEAFSEAGLGPADLDVTEVQDTDSGREILSIEELGLCARGAGGAFVADGTGERGGALPVNPSGGLLSKGEPLGASALGQIVELTWQLRGSAERRQVDGARTALGHTVGRGANASVAILQR comes from the coding sequence GTGAGCGGCCGCCCGGTGTACATCCAGGGCGTCGGCCTGCACCCGTTCGGGCGCTTCGCCGAGAAAGACGTCACCCAGCTAGGACAACAGGCGGTACGCGCAGCGCTCGCGCAAGCCGAAGCCGGCCGTGGCGATTTTCAGGCGGCCTTCTGCGGAACGGTCTACACCGGCGTGGCCGCGGGCCACAAAGTCCTCACGTCCCTCGGCCTGTCCGGGGTTCCGATCGTGAACGTCGAAGCCGGCTGCGCGAGCGGTGGTGCGGCTCTGTCGCTGGGCGTGTCCCAGATCTCCTCGGGAAAGCGCGACACCGTACTCGTCTTCGGAATGGAGAAGATGCCTCGCGGTATCATCCGCTCCAGCTTCTTCCCTCCCTGGTGCGAGAAGGCCGGCCTCACGCCGGCACCCGCCTACTTCGCCCTTCGCGCGCGGCGACTCATGCAGGAGAGCGGCGTAACGCGAGAGCACCTCGCGCGCGTCTCGGTGAAGAACCATCACAACGGTGTCGACAACCCCTACGCGATGTACCGGAAACCGTTCACGCAGGAGCAAGTCCTCGACTCCAAGATGGTCTGCGATCCCCTCACGCTATTCATGCTGTGCTCCCCTAACGAGGGCGCAGCATGCGTCGTGATCGGAGCCAAACCCGGCCCGGTGGGCCCGCCCGTGCGCGTTCTGGCCTCGGTCGTCCGTTCGCATCTTCCCGGCAGCGCGCTCGGTGAGCATACCCCGATGTCGGGGAGGATCGCCGACGACCCGGCGAGCCCGACCGAGCTCGCCGCGGCCGAAGCATTCTCCGAAGCCGGGCTCGGACCGGCCGACCTCGACGTCACCGAGGTGCAGGACACCGACTCCGGCCGGGAGATCCTGTCCATCGAAGAACTCGGCCTCTGTGCGCGCGGTGCCGGGGGCGCATTCGTTGCCGACGGAACCGGAGAACGCGGAGGCGCGCTCCCCGTCAATCCGAGCGGCGGTCTTCTCTCGAAGGGCGAACCACTCGGCGCGTCGGCCCTCGGCCAGATTGTCGAACTCACGTGGCAACTGCGCGGCAGCGCCGAACGCCGGCAAGTCGATGGCGCCCGCACCGCTCTCGGTCACACCGTCGGCCGCGGCGCCAACGCTTCCGTCGCGATTCTCCAGCGCTGA
- a CDS encoding glycosyltransferase family 9 protein, with amino-acid sequence MNLRLARYIDRWVGLGICFVLWAAARLLSAGRLVPALFATTPPGTTPLSEPRRVLAIKFYGLGNIAMILPTLAAMKRDDPEVEIDFLTLPGNISLLEQSGFVTRSLTVEVSSLGDFIGSVIGLFNALRGGKYDAVLDFEQFMKLSGIFAFLSGAPARIGFNTEGQARGWLYSHRVAYADTDHMADIFMRLALPFGLAIQPAPHVRISVAASDRADALAAAGVSDGAGLVAMHVGTGPNYGKVALKRWSVERFARLADHLIETRGVRVVFTGVGEEEADLVREALQHMRHPDGARSLCDVLSVGALTGLLEAATFVVSNDTSVMHLTGLVETPVVAIFGATEPRIYGPRGSADLVFYRAVFCSPCLSNYNLKMSRCVDPVCMRQIEVAEVVAGIDARFPAAKAV; translated from the coding sequence ATGAACCTGCGTCTGGCGCGCTATATCGACCGTTGGGTCGGCCTCGGCATCTGTTTCGTGCTCTGGGCCGCCGCGCGCCTGCTGAGTGCGGGGCGTCTGGTCCCGGCGCTGTTTGCGACGACGCCTCCCGGGACCACGCCGCTCTCCGAGCCGCGTCGTGTTCTCGCCATCAAGTTCTATGGCCTGGGCAACATCGCGATGATCCTACCCACGCTCGCTGCGATGAAGCGCGATGACCCCGAGGTAGAGATCGACTTCCTCACGCTCCCCGGGAACATCTCACTTCTGGAGCAGAGCGGGTTCGTGACGCGATCGCTCACCGTCGAGGTGTCCAGCCTCGGAGATTTCATCGGCTCGGTCATCGGGTTGTTCAATGCGCTGCGCGGCGGAAAGTACGACGCCGTTCTCGACTTCGAGCAGTTCATGAAGCTGTCTGGCATTTTCGCGTTCCTCTCGGGGGCGCCCGCCCGGATCGGGTTCAACACCGAAGGGCAGGCGCGCGGTTGGCTCTACTCGCATCGGGTCGCCTATGCCGACACGGATCACATGGCCGACATCTTCATGCGCTTGGCCCTGCCGTTCGGCCTCGCGATCCAGCCGGCGCCGCACGTGCGTATCTCGGTTGCCGCAAGCGACCGTGCGGATGCTCTCGCCGCCGCGGGTGTCTCCGACGGCGCCGGCCTCGTAGCGATGCACGTCGGCACGGGGCCGAATTACGGCAAGGTCGCCCTCAAGCGATGGAGCGTCGAGCGGTTTGCCCGGTTGGCCGATCATCTCATCGAGACTCGCGGCGTGCGTGTGGTGTTCACGGGTGTCGGCGAAGAAGAAGCGGATCTCGTCCGCGAGGCGCTTCAGCACATGCGTCACCCGGACGGAGCGCGTTCGCTGTGTGACGTGTTGTCGGTCGGGGCACTCACGGGCTTGCTTGAGGCGGCCACGTTCGTCGTGTCCAATGACACATCGGTCATGCATCTCACCGGCTTGGTCGAGACTCCGGTGGTGGCCATCTTTGGCGCAACGGAGCCGCGGATCTACGGGCCACGTGGCTCGGCGGATCTGGTTTTCTACAGGGCAGTATTCTGCAGCCCGTGCCTATCCAACTATAATCTGAAGATGAGCCGATGCGTGGATCCGGTCTGCATGCGGCAGATCGAGGTCGCGGAAGTCGTCGCAGGCATTGATGCTCGCTTTCCCGCGGCCAAGGCCGTCTGA
- a CDS encoding NAD(P)-dependent oxidoreductase, which produces MEALVTGSSGVLGHSVAPQLAARGDDLRLFDMVAPPESLRGRLSTAGVDRVRLQEIAGDMRDLAALEKAADGAEVIYHLAAGQRMKPQFSNFSEEEIFSMNLDGVKNVLATAKTCRVRKVVFISSSAVYGLPEDRLVGESDHTLQPLGAYGDSKLEAEGLCRKAMEDGLDITMLRPMSLFGNGMTGVFVLLFDWVRRNRRVFMLGSGLNRVQMVSADDVSRAAIQAAVEPDTGGLAINIGSDPDTVPTVRAQVEALVKYAGATSKFTGFPAELLRNAARVLNIFGISPIVPEHYLLADRNFVLDISLARERLKWRPESDNVKMTCDAYDWYYENWQDVAPKPNPALRLLEALT; this is translated from the coding sequence ATGGAAGCTCTCGTAACCGGATCCTCCGGTGTTCTCGGTCACAGCGTGGCGCCGCAATTGGCTGCCCGCGGGGATGACCTTCGCCTCTTCGACATGGTGGCCCCTCCCGAGAGCTTGCGAGGTCGGCTCTCGACCGCGGGTGTGGATCGCGTTCGCCTGCAGGAGATCGCTGGCGACATGCGTGATCTCGCCGCACTGGAGAAGGCTGCTGACGGCGCAGAGGTGATCTATCATCTCGCAGCCGGGCAGCGGATGAAGCCGCAGTTCTCAAATTTCTCCGAGGAAGAGATCTTCTCGATGAACCTCGACGGTGTGAAGAACGTTCTCGCCACCGCGAAGACGTGTCGAGTGCGCAAGGTCGTCTTTATCTCGAGCTCGGCCGTCTACGGACTTCCCGAGGATCGCCTCGTCGGGGAAAGCGACCACACCTTGCAGCCGCTCGGTGCGTACGGCGACTCCAAGCTCGAGGCCGAGGGCCTTTGCCGCAAGGCGATGGAAGACGGGCTCGACATCACTATGCTGCGTCCGATGAGCCTGTTTGGAAACGGGATGACGGGTGTGTTCGTCCTCCTGTTCGATTGGGTGCGGCGCAACCGCCGCGTCTTCATGCTCGGCAGCGGTCTGAATCGCGTCCAGATGGTCTCGGCTGACGACGTTTCGCGCGCAGCGATCCAAGCGGCGGTGGAGCCGGATACCGGCGGGCTCGCGATCAACATCGGGTCGGATCCCGACACCGTGCCGACGGTCCGTGCCCAGGTCGAGGCTCTGGTGAAATACGCCGGCGCCACCTCGAAGTTCACCGGATTCCCGGCGGAGCTTCTCCGGAACGCCGCGCGGGTGCTCAATATTTTCGGGATATCGCCGATCGTGCCGGAGCACTATCTTCTAGCCGACCGGAACTTCGTTCTGGATATTTCGCTCGCCCGTGAGCGTCTGAAGTGGCGGCCCGAGAGCGACAACGTCAAGATGACCTGTGATGCCTACGATTGGTACTACGAGAACTGGCAGGATGTCGCGCCCAAGCCGAACCCGGCGCTTCGACTCCTGGAGGCGCTGACGTGA
- a CDS encoding class I SAM-dependent methyltransferase yields the protein MVFVDPIPTADEISEREDEAFHGGLVDETTEMFSAYYRDYVDDPVVRGFRATVDRLREMTGGGSLVDVGIGTGLLLHLAAEGGFRALGCEISGGAAEKAREEFGVEVQVGDFLEAEFETPPDAITMADVVEHTPNPRVFLERAAKVLRPGGALFVAVPNHRSTMYWAADVIARIPGIAGMAQRLYVPNHYWYFTPDTLAKLVEECGFEVKEVRGESPYLGRYAFSPLVKLGLATLIRVGEWTGLEARAEIYAVRRDSAE from the coding sequence TTGGTCTTCGTCGACCCGATCCCCACGGCGGACGAGATCTCGGAGCGCGAAGACGAGGCGTTCCATGGTGGCCTCGTCGACGAGACCACCGAGATGTTCTCGGCGTACTACCGCGACTACGTGGACGATCCGGTGGTCCGCGGGTTCCGTGCGACGGTCGACCGGCTTCGGGAAATGACGGGCGGGGGCAGTCTCGTCGACGTCGGGATCGGGACCGGTCTCTTGCTCCATCTGGCGGCAGAGGGCGGTTTTCGCGCGCTCGGTTGTGAGATCTCTGGGGGAGCGGCCGAGAAGGCGCGCGAGGAGTTCGGCGTGGAAGTGCAGGTCGGCGATTTCCTCGAGGCCGAGTTCGAGACGCCGCCCGACGCGATCACGATGGCCGACGTGGTCGAGCACACCCCGAATCCGCGGGTCTTTCTCGAGCGCGCGGCCAAGGTGCTCCGGCCCGGTGGGGCTCTCTTCGTCGCGGTGCCGAATCATCGCTCGACGATGTATTGGGCCGCCGACGTCATCGCGCGGATCCCCGGGATCGCCGGGATGGCGCAGCGCCTGTACGTTCCGAACCACTATTGGTACTTCACGCCCGATACGCTCGCGAAGCTCGTCGAGGAGTGCGGCTTCGAAGTAAAGGAAGTGCGCGGCGAGAGCCCGTACCTCGGTCGATACGCGTTCTCGCCGCTGGTGAAGCTCGGTCTCGCGACTCTGATCCGCGTCGGGGAGTGGACGGGGCTCGAGGCCAGAGCTGAGATCTACGCCGTACGGCGAGACTCCGCCGAGTAG
- a CDS encoding OB-fold domain-containing protein — protein sequence MAQVAIQPGLFTTAPEPRLLAGQCESCRERHFPAADFCPYCSSDAVSPAEVGATGTLYLHTVVNTAPPGYAGPVPYGFGLVDLPEGLRVVTRLVASDLGALRSGMPMHLTVGPLFEDEDGNEVLSWAYAASAEPSR from the coding sequence ATGGCGCAGGTAGCCATCCAGCCCGGGCTGTTCACCACCGCCCCCGAGCCCCGACTCTTGGCGGGACAGTGCGAATCCTGCCGGGAACGCCACTTCCCGGCCGCCGACTTCTGCCCGTACTGCTCGTCGGACGCCGTCTCCCCGGCCGAGGTCGGAGCGACCGGGACCCTCTATCTTCACACCGTCGTGAACACCGCGCCTCCGGGATATGCCGGGCCCGTGCCGTACGGGTTCGGCCTGGTCGACCTCCCCGAGGGCCTCCGCGTCGTGACCCGCCTCGTGGCAAGCGATCTCGGTGCCCTTCGCAGTGGCATGCCCATGCACCTGACCGTCGGCCCCCTGTTCGAGGATGAGGACGGAAACGAGGTCCTCAGCTGGGCCTACGCGGCCTCCGCGGAGCCGAGCAGGTGA
- a CDS encoding PBP1A family penicillin-binding protein — protein MARRRKAAKRKASKNKKGPRRPFTPFLLGFAALLISLGGGGGFLVYSQFTENLPSVEKLLDYQPSVTTRVFAGDGSVLAEFFVEKRYLEPIHKIPRVVQLAFVAAEDATFYDHTGIDFISIGRAAFENYRAGATRQGGSTITQQVVKALLLSPERSYERKLKEVFLAMQLEHELTKDEILYLYLNQIYLGSGSYGVQAASRDYFGKDVSDISLAEAALLAGLPQAPSRYSPRRHMEQALARQRYVLRQMVKSGFITRDEARDAEAQEIVLIESTREQVRGPAPYFVEHVRRYLVKRYGGTAAYKLGLDVHTTLDPRAQLAAERAVQEGIREIDERQGFRGPRKTLTQEQWRPMQAAAEPTPPGDLPETGATLEVVVVPGRDGNVRRAVGGVHVLWAGGRSHIGTKAFEWAARGNYEPVPGDLLQAVVQESDGNRFLALAHDNGTQGALVAMAPETGDIVAMVGGLDYQKSEFNRATQALRQPGSAFKPLIFTAAMDRGFTPTTVIQDTPVSYHIGPGQTWSPKNFSKRFHGPTTLREALTKSRNVVTVKLTKAMGLNYLLDYLPHFGLNRPIPKNLSIALGTSEVTLMEMVEAYGVFANLGSRVEPRFITSITDRDGRLLEQTPVQTTPEISPETAYITVNLMRSVVENGTGKRARLERAVAGKTGTTNDLRDAWFMGYTPELLAGVWVGYDSDRTLGKKETGGRSAAPIWKSFMEEALEGVPVKDFPVPRDIVLVNVDKKSGERARPGQAGSMIEAYRRGTEPPPLPDPATDYAATGDEREQKFAAPEDHYGNTGMTSNAAALRRRRAAARDTHATRQWGDRVDADPGRRRWGERPASDPYRRRWGDSAPRDESLPGWAQATEPAQQEPQQDWGRSLNTGRWVVPPSYDSAGAATGGNAPPRGRM, from the coding sequence GTGGCGAGGAGACGGAAGGCGGCGAAGCGGAAGGCTTCGAAGAACAAGAAGGGACCCAGGCGACCCTTCACGCCCTTCCTGCTCGGGTTCGCCGCTCTGCTGATCAGTCTGGGCGGCGGCGGCGGCTTCCTTGTCTACAGCCAGTTCACGGAGAACCTGCCCTCGGTCGAGAAGTTGCTCGACTACCAGCCCTCCGTGACGACCCGGGTGTTCGCGGGCGACGGCTCGGTTCTGGCCGAGTTCTTCGTCGAAAAGCGGTACCTGGAGCCGATCCACAAGATCCCGCGGGTGGTCCAACTCGCGTTCGTCGCAGCCGAAGACGCAACCTTCTACGACCACACCGGAATCGACTTCATCAGCATCGGGCGGGCTGCCTTCGAGAACTATCGAGCCGGCGCCACGCGCCAGGGCGGCAGCACGATCACACAGCAGGTCGTGAAGGCGCTCCTCCTCTCGCCCGAGCGCAGCTACGAGCGGAAGCTCAAAGAGGTCTTCCTCGCGATGCAGCTCGAACACGAGCTGACCAAGGACGAGATCCTCTATCTTTATTTGAACCAGATCTACCTCGGGAGCGGTTCCTACGGGGTCCAGGCGGCCTCGCGCGACTACTTCGGGAAAGACGTCTCCGACATCTCCCTCGCCGAGGCCGCGCTGCTCGCCGGCCTGCCGCAGGCTCCGAGCCGCTACTCGCCTCGCCGCCACATGGAGCAGGCCCTCGCACGCCAACGGTACGTGCTCCGCCAGATGGTGAAGAGTGGCTTCATCACCCGCGACGAGGCACGCGACGCCGAGGCGCAGGAAATCGTGCTCATCGAGAGCACACGCGAGCAAGTGCGGGGACCAGCCCCCTACTTCGTCGAACACGTACGGCGATACCTCGTGAAGCGATACGGCGGCACCGCCGCGTACAAGCTCGGGCTCGACGTCCACACGACCCTCGACCCCCGAGCCCAGCTCGCGGCCGAGCGGGCCGTGCAAGAGGGCATTCGCGAGATCGATGAACGGCAGGGGTTCCGCGGGCCGCGAAAGACACTCACCCAAGAACAGTGGCGCCCCATGCAGGCCGCCGCGGAGCCCACACCACCCGGAGACCTGCCCGAGACGGGGGCCACGCTCGAAGTGGTGGTCGTGCCCGGACGCGACGGCAACGTTCGGCGCGCCGTCGGGGGCGTGCACGTGCTGTGGGCGGGGGGCCGCTCGCACATCGGCACGAAGGCTTTCGAATGGGCCGCCCGGGGCAACTACGAACCCGTGCCGGGAGACCTCCTACAAGCGGTGGTCCAGGAGTCGGACGGAAACCGCTTCCTCGCGCTCGCCCACGACAACGGAACGCAGGGCGCCCTCGTCGCCATGGCTCCCGAGACCGGGGACATCGTCGCGATGGTCGGTGGACTCGACTACCAGAAGAGCGAGTTCAACCGGGCGACGCAGGCGCTTCGGCAGCCGGGCTCCGCCTTCAAGCCGCTCATCTTCACCGCCGCCATGGATCGCGGCTTCACGCCGACGACGGTCATCCAAGACACGCCGGTTAGCTACCACATCGGCCCCGGACAGACCTGGTCGCCGAAGAATTTCTCCAAACGGTTCCACGGCCCTACGACCTTGCGCGAAGCGCTGACCAAGTCACGAAACGTAGTAACGGTGAAACTGACGAAGGCGATGGGCCTCAACTACCTGCTGGACTACCTACCCCACTTCGGCCTGAACCGACCGATCCCGAAAAACCTCTCCATCGCGCTCGGCACGTCGGAAGTCACACTGATGGAGATGGTCGAGGCGTACGGTGTGTTCGCGAACCTCGGCTCGCGCGTCGAACCGCGATTCATCACGAGCATCACCGACCGCGACGGCCGACTCCTCGAACAGACACCCGTGCAGACAACACCCGAAATCTCCCCCGAGACCGCGTACATCACCGTCAATCTCATGCGCAGCGTGGTCGAGAACGGCACGGGAAAACGCGCCCGTCTCGAACGCGCCGTCGCCGGAAAGACCGGGACGACGAACGATCTCCGCGACGCCTGGTTCATGGGCTACACCCCGGAGCTCCTCGCGGGCGTCTGGGTCGGGTACGACAGCGACCGAACCCTCGGCAAGAAGGAAACCGGTGGCCGCTCGGCGGCGCCCATCTGGAAGTCGTTCATGGAGGAAGCGCTCGAAGGCGTGCCTGTGAAGGACTTCCCGGTCCCGCGCGACATCGTCCTGGTGAACGTCGACAAGAAGTCGGGAGAGCGAGCCCGCCCCGGCCAGGCCGGCTCGATGATCGAGGCGTATCGGCGCGGTACGGAACCGCCCCCTCTGCCGGACCCGGCCACCGACTACGCGGCCACCGGCGACGAACGGGAGCAGAAGTTCGCCGCGCCGGAAGATCACTACGGCAACACAGGAATGACCAGCAATGCGGCCGCCCTCCGCCGTCGCCGCGCCGCCGCCCGAGACACGCACGCCACGCGACAATGGGGCGACCGAGTCGACGCCGATCCGGGTCGCCGCCGGTGGGGCGAACGCCCCGCCTCCGACCCCTACCGACGACGATGGGGCGATTCGGCGCCACGCGACGAGAGCCTGCCCGGCTGGGCCCAGGCAACCGAGCCTGCGCAACAGGAGCCACAACAAGACTGGGGCCGGTCTCTGAACACCGGACGATGGGTCGTGCCTCCGTCCTACGACTCGGCCGGCGCCGCGACCGGGGGCAACGCTCCGCCCCGGGGTCGAATGTGA
- a CDS encoding radical SAM protein yields the protein MKLSTYAALAKKAFEANFRRLDHPFKLTFCITYWCNYKCQTCNIWQMKPRDELRLDEIQQIFKKSRDFLWVDLTGGEVTLRKDFVEVAHAVIDNSPNLLLLHFPTNGYLCDQIVENTKAIIDRRPEKLIITVSMDGDEAMNDEIRGIEGGWQRQVETFRRLREIPGVEVVLGMTLSKKNVDHFEQAYAAASKVIPGLEYRDFHVNIVHESAHYLGNTELGLREHTPPKALLDAVKNVSKLRGSPTGPVGYLERQYLEHVERYLMTGQTPVRCHALSASCFIDSWGNVFPCTIYDKKMGALRDTDYDLRKIWAEPLAVQTQKEIWKYDCPQCWTPCEAYQSIMGNFLVPGRKTPTESAAAAEPPAVSGQA from the coding sequence GTGAAGCTGAGTACCTATGCCGCGCTCGCCAAGAAGGCGTTCGAGGCGAATTTCCGGCGGCTCGATCATCCGTTCAAGCTGACTTTCTGCATCACCTACTGGTGCAACTACAAATGCCAGACGTGCAATATCTGGCAGATGAAGCCGCGCGATGAGCTCCGGCTCGACGAGATTCAGCAGATCTTCAAGAAGTCTCGCGACTTCCTCTGGGTCGATCTCACCGGCGGCGAGGTCACTCTGCGAAAGGACTTCGTCGAGGTTGCGCACGCGGTCATAGACAACTCGCCGAACCTTCTACTGCTCCATTTCCCGACCAACGGGTATCTCTGCGACCAGATCGTCGAGAACACGAAGGCGATCATCGATCGTCGTCCCGAGAAGTTGATCATCACCGTCTCGATGGACGGCGATGAGGCGATGAACGACGAGATCCGCGGGATCGAAGGGGGCTGGCAGCGTCAGGTCGAGACGTTCCGACGCCTGCGAGAGATCCCCGGCGTCGAAGTGGTTCTCGGTATGACGCTTTCGAAGAAGAACGTCGATCACTTTGAGCAGGCGTACGCGGCCGCATCGAAGGTGATTCCGGGCCTCGAATATCGCGACTTCCATGTGAACATCGTTCACGAGTCCGCGCACTATCTCGGCAACACCGAACTCGGCCTGCGTGAGCACACGCCGCCGAAGGCGCTTCTCGACGCCGTGAAGAACGTATCAAAGCTCCGTGGATCGCCGACCGGACCGGTGGGGTATCTCGAGCGGCAGTACCTCGAGCATGTCGAGCGCTATCTGATGACGGGCCAGACGCCCGTGCGCTGTCACGCGCTCTCCGCGTCGTGCTTCATCGACTCCTGGGGCAACGTTTTCCCCTGCACGATCTACGACAAGAAGATGGGGGCGCTGCGCGATACCGACTACGATCTCCGTAAGATCTGGGCGGAGCCTTTGGCGGTTCAGACGCAGAAGGAGATCTGGAAGTACGATTGTCCGCAGTGTTGGACACCGTGCGAAGCGTATCAGTCGATCATGGGGAACTTCCTCGTTCCCGGACGGAAGACACCGACGGAGAGTGCGGCGGCGGCCGAGCCGCCTGCCGTCTCGGGTCAAGCCTGA